One Streptomyces sp. ML-6 genomic region harbors:
- a CDS encoding glycosyltransferase family 4 protein: MTAEAIESGPRTGPNTSGTADDRPLRIALLTYKGNPFCGGQGVYVRHLARELARLGHSVEVIGAQPYPVLDEGVPLTELPSLDLYRQPDPFRTPKRDEYRDWIDLAEVATMWTGGFPEPLTFSLRARRHLAARRGEFDVIHDNQTLGYGLLVDLGAPLVTTIHHPITVDRQLELDAAENRRRRASVRRWYGFTRMQKRVARRLPSVLTVSGSSRQEIVDHLGVRPDRIHVVHIGADTDLWSPDPSITEIPGRIVTTSSADVPLKGLVHLVDALAKLRTDNPRAHLVVVGKRAEDGPVAQAIERHGLQDAVEFVKGISDAELVDLVRGAQIACVPSLYEGFSLPAAEAMATGTPLVATTGGAIPEVAGPDGETCLAVPPADPGALADALGRLLADPELRARLGAAGRERVLSRFTWKQAAIGTAALYREAIAARSGAGRRR; the protein is encoded by the coding sequence GTGACCGCTGAGGCCATAGAGTCGGGCCCCCGGACGGGCCCGAACACGTCCGGCACCGCCGACGACCGCCCATTGCGCATCGCACTCCTCACCTACAAGGGCAACCCCTTCTGCGGCGGCCAGGGCGTCTACGTCCGCCACCTCGCCCGCGAACTCGCCCGGCTCGGCCACAGTGTCGAGGTGATCGGTGCCCAGCCCTACCCGGTGCTCGACGAGGGCGTCCCGCTCACCGAGCTGCCGAGCCTGGACCTCTACCGCCAGCCGGACCCGTTCCGCACCCCGAAGCGCGACGAGTACCGGGACTGGATCGACCTCGCCGAGGTCGCCACCATGTGGACCGGCGGCTTCCCGGAACCGCTCACCTTCAGCCTGCGCGCCCGGCGCCATCTCGCCGCCCGCCGCGGCGAGTTCGACGTCATCCACGACAACCAGACCCTCGGCTACGGCCTGCTCGTCGACCTCGGTGCCCCGCTCGTCACCACGATCCACCACCCCATCACCGTCGACCGGCAGCTGGAACTGGACGCCGCCGAGAACCGGCGCCGCCGCGCCTCCGTGCGCCGCTGGTACGGCTTCACCCGCATGCAGAAGCGGGTCGCGCGCCGCCTGCCCTCCGTGCTCACCGTCTCCGGCTCCTCCCGGCAGGAGATCGTCGACCACCTCGGGGTGCGCCCGGACCGCATCCACGTCGTCCACATCGGCGCCGACACCGACCTGTGGTCCCCCGACCCGTCGATCACCGAGATACCCGGCCGGATCGTCACCACCTCCAGCGCCGACGTCCCGCTGAAGGGCCTCGTCCACCTCGTCGACGCCCTCGCCAAGCTCCGTACCGACAACCCGCGGGCGCACCTCGTGGTCGTCGGCAAGCGGGCCGAGGACGGACCCGTCGCGCAGGCCATCGAACGGCACGGCCTCCAGGACGCCGTCGAGTTCGTCAAGGGCATCAGCGACGCCGAACTCGTCGACCTGGTGCGCGGCGCCCAGATCGCCTGCGTCCCCTCGCTGTACGAGGGCTTCTCCCTGCCCGCCGCCGAGGCCATGGCCACCGGCACGCCCCTGGTCGCCACCACCGGCGGCGCGATCCCCGAGGTCGCCGGACCCGACGGCGAGACCTGTCTGGCCGTGCCGCCCGCCGACCCCGGTGCCCTGGCCGACGCGCTCGGCCGGCTGCTCGCCGACCCGGAACTGCGGGCCCGGCTCGGCGCCGCGGGCCGCGAGCGGGTGCTGTCCCGGTTCACCTGGAAGCAGGCCGCCATCGGCACCGCGGCCCTCTACCGCGAGGCGATCGCCGCCCGGTCCGGCGCCGGCCGCCGGCGCTGA
- a CDS encoding TetR family transcriptional regulator, translating into MTAEARPALPPLTERQEARRRRILHASARLAGRGGFEAVQMREVAEAAGVALGTLYRYFPSKIHLLVATMQDQLQHMHATLHKHPPAGDDAAQRVADTLMRAFRALQREPHLADAMVRALTFADRSVSPEVDTVSRITTTIILDAMGLEHPTPEQLSAVRVIEHTWHSALITWLSGRASIAQVKIDIETVCRLIDVTRPPEAP; encoded by the coding sequence ATGACCGCGGAAGCCAGACCGGCGTTGCCGCCCCTGACCGAACGGCAGGAGGCCCGCCGCCGCCGCATCCTGCACGCCAGCGCCCGGCTCGCCGGGCGGGGCGGTTTCGAGGCGGTGCAGATGCGCGAGGTCGCGGAGGCCGCGGGGGTCGCGCTGGGCACCCTGTACCGCTACTTCCCCTCCAAGATCCACCTGCTGGTCGCCACCATGCAGGACCAGCTCCAGCACATGCACGCGACGCTGCACAAGCATCCCCCGGCCGGGGACGACGCGGCCCAGCGGGTCGCCGACACCCTGATGCGGGCGTTCCGCGCGCTCCAGCGCGAGCCGCACCTGGCGGACGCGATGGTACGGGCGCTGACCTTCGCGGACCGCAGCGTCAGCCCGGAGGTGGACACCGTCTCGCGGATCACGACGACGATCATCCTGGACGCGATGGGGCTGGAGCACCCGACGCCGGAGCAGCTCTCCGCGGTCCGGGTCATCGAGCACACCTGGCACTCGGCGCTGATCACCTGGCTGTCGGGGCGGGCGTCGATCGCCCAGGTGAAGATCGACATCGAGACGGTGTGCCGGCTGATCGACGTGACCCGGCCGCCGGAGGCCCCCTGA
- a CDS encoding GAF domain-containing protein, whose translation MTEPSASAAPHLRRLLDLLADDAPAEALGAVSSQARADGVAPGDLAEVERATATALRIRGVLRQHRRRELQLTALFDTAGDLAASRDLDAVLKAIVRRARMLLGTDTAYLTLPDEEAGDTYMRVTDGSVSMVFQRLRLELGHGLGGLVAQTARPYATPDYRTDDRFHHTPNINAGVLDEGLVAILGVPLLLGSSRGGTGKVIGVLFAADRAARVFSPDEVALLCSLAAHAAIAIDTARALADTRSALDELAVTNAELAEANAAVREHSAAMRRAEESHDRLTDLVLRGRDVKDVAAAVAGLLDSPLAIHDPAGRPLAAVRPDGTDFTPDAMDAGWPAETVEESRTGARAVHRDGRWICAVLAGPELLAGLVLHRDGRLDDSDRRLYERAAVVTGLLLLLRRTVAETENRVRGELITDLLTGADRDPDGLAERGRRLGVDLDRPHLLLVAEVAEGGARERLAPAAVRYLFGGDVHGVSAEHAGSVVLLTAADGPGATADATAAGDAARAAAERLGQLAQTPVTVAAAGPAGGVRELVRAHQEAARCLNAMRVLGRTGEGACVEELGFLGVVLGNAQDVDGFVSATLGPLLEYDERRGTQLVRTLGAYFGSGGSLVRAKDELHVHVNTVVQRLDRVQALLGADWNEPGRALELQLALRLHLLTSSQKR comes from the coding sequence ATGACCGAACCGTCCGCCTCCGCCGCCCCCCATCTGCGCCGTCTGCTCGATCTGCTGGCCGACGACGCCCCCGCCGAGGCGCTGGGGGCCGTCTCCTCGCAGGCGCGGGCGGACGGGGTGGCGCCGGGGGATCTGGCCGAGGTGGAGCGGGCCACCGCCACGGCGCTGCGGATCAGGGGCGTCCTGCGGCAGCACCGGCGCCGCGAGCTCCAGCTCACCGCGCTCTTCGACACCGCGGGCGACCTCGCCGCCTCCCGCGACCTGGACGCGGTGCTGAAGGCGATCGTCCGCCGGGCCAGGATGCTGCTCGGCACGGACACCGCGTACCTCACGCTCCCCGACGAGGAGGCGGGGGACACCTACATGCGGGTCACCGACGGGTCGGTGTCGATGGTCTTCCAACGGCTGCGGCTGGAGCTCGGGCACGGGCTCGGCGGCCTGGTGGCGCAGACCGCGCGACCGTACGCGACCCCCGACTACCGCACCGACGACCGCTTCCACCACACCCCCAACATCAACGCCGGGGTACTGGACGAGGGGCTCGTCGCCATCCTGGGCGTCCCGCTGCTGCTCGGCTCCAGCCGGGGCGGTACGGGAAAGGTCATCGGCGTCCTCTTCGCCGCCGACCGCGCCGCCCGGGTCTTCAGCCCCGACGAGGTCGCCCTGCTCTGTTCGCTGGCCGCCCACGCGGCGATCGCCATCGACACCGCCCGCGCGCTCGCCGACACCCGGTCCGCGCTGGACGAACTGGCCGTCACCAACGCGGAGTTGGCCGAGGCCAACGCGGCGGTGCGGGAGCACTCGGCGGCCATGCGGCGGGCCGAGGAGTCCCACGACCGGCTGACCGACCTGGTGCTGCGCGGCCGGGACGTCAAGGACGTCGCCGCGGCGGTCGCGGGGCTGCTGGACTCCCCGCTGGCCATCCACGACCCGGCCGGGCGCCCCCTGGCGGCCGTCCGGCCCGACGGCACCGACTTCACCCCCGATGCCATGGACGCCGGCTGGCCTGCCGAGACCGTCGAGGAGTCCCGCACCGGCGCCCGGGCCGTGCACCGCGACGGCCGGTGGATCTGCGCGGTCCTGGCCGGGCCGGAACTCCTCGCCGGACTGGTCCTGCACCGGGACGGCCGGCTCGACGACTCCGACCGGCGGCTCTACGAACGGGCCGCCGTGGTCACCGGACTGCTCCTGCTGCTGCGGCGCACCGTCGCCGAGACCGAGAACCGCGTCCGCGGCGAACTGATCACCGACCTGCTGACGGGCGCCGACCGCGACCCGGACGGCCTCGCCGAACGCGGCCGGCGGCTGGGCGTCGACCTCGACCGCCCGCATCTGCTGCTGGTGGCCGAGGTCGCCGAGGGCGGTGCCCGGGAGCGGCTGGCCCCCGCCGCGGTGCGCTACCTGTTCGGCGGCGACGTCCACGGCGTGTCCGCGGAGCACGCCGGCAGCGTGGTGTTGCTGACGGCGGCCGACGGCCCGGGGGCGACGGCCGACGCGACGGCGGCCGGTGACGCGGCCCGCGCCGCGGCGGAGCGGCTCGGGCAACTGGCCCAGACCCCGGTCACCGTCGCCGCCGCGGGTCCGGCCGGCGGGGTCCGGGAACTGGTCCGCGCCCACCAGGAGGCCGCCCGCTGCCTGAATGCCATGCGAGTGCTGGGGCGCACGGGAGAGGGGGCCTGCGTCGAGGAACTCGGCTTCCTGGGCGTGGTACTGGGCAACGCGCAGGACGTCGACGGCTTCGTCTCGGCCACGCTGGGGCCGCTGCTGGAGTACGACGAACGGCGCGGCACCCAACTGGTGCGCACCCTCGGCGCCTACTTCGGCTCCGGCGGCAGCCTCGTCCGCGCCAAGGACGAACTCCACGTGCACGTCAACACGGTCGTGCAGCGGCTGGACCGGGTGCAGGCGTTGCTGGGAGCGGACTGGAACGAGCCGGGCCGGGCGCTGGAGCTTCAACTCGCCCTGCGGCTGCATCTTCTGACGAGCAGCCAGAAACGCTGA
- a CDS encoding ferredoxin: MGDRWTVEVDRGICIGSGLCVNHAPTGFALDSARQSRPSTPETDADEGVLAAAEGCPVEAITITLTATGETVFPPED; this comes from the coding sequence ATGGGGGACCGCTGGACCGTGGAGGTCGACCGGGGAATCTGCATCGGCTCCGGCCTGTGCGTGAACCACGCCCCGACCGGCTTCGCCCTGGACTCCGCCCGCCAGTCCCGCCCCTCGACCCCCGAGACCGACGCCGACGAAGGAGTCCTGGCCGCCGCCGAGGGCTGCCCGGTGGAGGCGATCACGATCACCCTGACCGCCACGGGGGAAACGGTGTTCCCACCGGAGGACTAG
- a CDS encoding aldehyde dehydrogenase, translated as MTELVEHGKLFIGGEWVDPLGRDVIEVVSPHTEQAIGRVPHAAEADVDRAVTAARRAFDEGPWPRMSLDERIAVVTRIKDAFAVRYEEIARVISAQNGTPYTSSVMVQALAAMMVWDAAITVARTFPYEERRAGVLGPLLVRREPVGVVAAVVPWNVPQFTAAAKLAPALLAGCSAILKVSPESPLDAYLLAEIAAGAGLPEGVLSILPADREVSEYLVGHPGVDKVSFTGSVAAGRRVMEVASRNLTRVTLELGGKSAAVILPDADLDTAVAGIVPFAWMINGQACVAQTRILVPRSRYDETAEAFAAAAGALKVGDPLDPATELGPLVARRQQQRSLDYIRIGQDEGAKILTGGGRPASQERGWYVEPTLFGDVENSMRIAREEIFGPVICLLPYGDEDEAVRIANDSDYGLSGSVWTADTEHGIDIARRVRTGTYSVNTFSLDMLGPFGGYKNSGLGREFGPEGYGEYFEHKMIHLPAGYEGGA; from the coding sequence ATGACCGAGCTTGTCGAACACGGAAAACTGTTCATCGGCGGGGAGTGGGTCGACCCGCTGGGCCGGGACGTCATCGAGGTCGTCTCGCCCCACACCGAGCAGGCCATCGGGCGCGTGCCGCATGCCGCCGAGGCGGACGTGGACCGGGCCGTCACCGCCGCGCGGCGGGCGTTCGACGAGGGGCCGTGGCCGCGGATGTCCCTGGACGAGCGGATCGCGGTGGTGACCCGGATCAAGGACGCGTTCGCCGTCCGGTACGAGGAGATCGCCCGGGTCATCAGCGCGCAGAACGGCACTCCGTACACGTCGAGCGTCATGGTGCAGGCGCTCGCCGCGATGATGGTGTGGGACGCGGCGATCACCGTCGCCCGCACCTTCCCGTACGAGGAGCGGCGGGCCGGGGTGCTCGGGCCGCTGCTGGTGCGCCGGGAACCGGTGGGGGTGGTCGCGGCGGTGGTGCCGTGGAACGTCCCGCAGTTCACCGCCGCCGCCAAGCTCGCGCCCGCGCTGCTGGCCGGCTGCTCGGCGATCCTCAAGGTCTCGCCCGAATCCCCGCTGGACGCCTACCTGCTGGCCGAGATCGCCGCCGGGGCCGGGCTGCCGGAGGGGGTGCTGTCGATCCTGCCGGCCGACCGGGAGGTCAGCGAGTACCTGGTCGGGCACCCGGGCGTCGACAAGGTGTCGTTCACCGGGTCCGTCGCCGCCGGGCGCCGGGTGATGGAGGTCGCCTCCCGCAACCTCACCCGCGTCACGCTGGAACTGGGCGGCAAGTCCGCCGCCGTGATCCTCCCGGACGCCGACCTGGACACCGCCGTCGCCGGCATCGTCCCCTTCGCCTGGATGATCAACGGCCAGGCGTGCGTGGCCCAGACCCGCATCCTCGTGCCGCGTTCCCGTTACGACGAGACGGCCGAGGCGTTCGCCGCGGCGGCGGGCGCGCTGAAGGTCGGCGACCCGCTCGACCCGGCCACGGAGCTCGGGCCCCTCGTCGCCCGGCGCCAGCAGCAGCGCTCGCTCGACTACATCCGGATCGGCCAGGACGAAGGCGCCAAGATCCTCACCGGCGGCGGCCGCCCGGCCTCCCAGGAACGGGGCTGGTACGTCGAACCGACCCTCTTCGGCGACGTCGAAAACTCCATGCGCATCGCCCGCGAGGAGATCTTCGGCCCCGTCATCTGCCTGCTGCCGTACGGCGACGAGGACGAGGCGGTACGGATCGCCAACGACTCCGACTACGGGCTCAGCGGCAGCGTCTGGACCGCCGACACCGAGCACGGCATCGACATCGCCCGCCGGGTCAGGACGGGCACGTACAGCGTGAACACCTTCAGCCTCGACATGCTCGGCCCGTTCGGCGGCTACAAGAACTCCGGCCTGGGCCGGGAGTTCGGCCCCGAGGGCTACGGCGAGTACTTCGAGCACAAGATGATCCACCTGCCCGCCGGGTACGAGGGCGGTGCGTGA
- a CDS encoding protein kinase has product MGDDVQQPVIAGRYLLLEHLGRGGMGTVWHATDQLLGRPVAVKEVHLQAGGEEFADRARRAHREARAIAGISHPNVVNVYDLVEHEGRLWVVMELVKGRSLAEHVAALGPMPPSRIAGIGLQLLAALDAVHATGALHRDVKPANILLRDDGGVVLCDFGIVALAGTESLTTPGGVIGTLDFIAPERLSDRPAGPPSDLFSLGATLCALLTGRSPFARSEPAAVLHAVMREQPKIPSGAGPLTPVLEALLSKNPADRPTAARATALLRPLAIAPDPGTTAGAPPHDTTAPSGAGFAADTEAPRRRPSRRAVLTAGLALAGGAGAGFALSRLWQGDGTGTEAERTGKPAPKAPNPAASNPAAAPGASASPLLGEVRVDAVMPAPDGTKRLWMFYGNQYVRVDASDSRERFGWEVGPQPLSNWSGAFEGLPDFSEKIDAVLPVPGANGEYWVFSGSRYIRLRVEDAEPYNDSRLTEPGPLSDWAGAFGLVVDSPTVVDALMPVPEEDVPEFWVFSGSRYARYGLDGTGPEGRLVKGWQQLGDWSRTFARYPGFRERIDAVVQVPDERNNYLVFSGGSYIEIEMAGKERNYADKLVHAPGPVHVWK; this is encoded by the coding sequence GTGGGTGACGACGTGCAACAACCAGTGATCGCCGGGCGGTACCTCCTCCTCGAACACCTCGGCCGCGGCGGCATGGGCACCGTGTGGCACGCCACCGACCAGCTCCTGGGGCGCCCCGTCGCGGTCAAGGAGGTGCATCTGCAGGCGGGCGGCGAGGAGTTCGCCGACCGCGCACGGCGGGCGCATCGCGAGGCACGTGCCATCGCCGGGATCTCCCACCCCAACGTGGTCAACGTCTACGACCTCGTGGAGCACGAGGGCCGGCTGTGGGTGGTGATGGAACTCGTGAAGGGCCGCTCGCTGGCCGAACACGTTGCCGCGCTCGGCCCGATGCCCCCGTCCCGGATCGCCGGGATCGGCCTCCAGCTCCTGGCCGCACTCGACGCGGTGCACGCCACCGGCGCACTGCACCGGGACGTGAAACCGGCCAACATCCTGCTGCGGGACGACGGCGGCGTCGTGCTCTGCGACTTCGGCATCGTGGCCCTTGCCGGAACCGAGTCGCTCACCACGCCCGGCGGGGTGATCGGCACCCTGGATTTCATCGCGCCGGAACGCCTGAGCGACCGCCCGGCGGGGCCGCCCAGCGATCTGTTCTCGCTGGGCGCCACCCTGTGCGCGCTGCTGACCGGCCGTTCCCCCTTCGCCCGCTCGGAGCCCGCCGCGGTGCTGCACGCCGTGATGCGGGAACAGCCGAAGATCCCGTCCGGCGCGGGGCCGTTGACCCCGGTGCTCGAAGCCCTGCTGAGCAAGAACCCGGCCGACCGGCCGACCGCCGCCCGGGCCACCGCCCTGTTGCGCCCCCTGGCCATCGCGCCGGACCCCGGGACCACGGCCGGAGCCCCGCCGCACGACACGACGGCCCCCTCGGGGGCGGGGTTCGCGGCCGATACGGAGGCGCCGCGCCGTCGGCCGTCCCGTCGGGCGGTGCTCACGGCCGGCCTCGCGCTCGCGGGAGGGGCCGGCGCCGGTTTCGCGCTGAGCCGGCTGTGGCAGGGCGACGGGACCGGCACCGAAGCGGAACGCACCGGCAAGCCGGCCCCGAAGGCACCGAACCCTGCGGCATCGAACCCTGCGGCCGCCCCCGGGGCGTCGGCCTCCCCGCTGCTCGGGGAGGTCCGCGTCGATGCGGTGATGCCCGCCCCGGACGGTACGAAGCGGCTCTGGATGTTCTACGGAAACCAGTACGTACGGGTCGACGCGTCGGACTCGCGCGAGCGGTTCGGGTGGGAGGTCGGGCCCCAGCCGCTCAGCAACTGGAGCGGAGCCTTCGAAGGTCTGCCGGACTTCAGCGAGAAGATCGACGCGGTGCTGCCGGTCCCGGGGGCCAACGGCGAATACTGGGTCTTCTCGGGTTCGCGGTACATCCGGCTCCGCGTCGAGGACGCGGAGCCGTACAACGACAGCCGGCTCACGGAACCGGGGCCGCTCAGCGACTGGGCGGGCGCCTTCGGGCTCGTGGTCGACTCGCCGACCGTCGTCGACGCGCTGATGCCGGTGCCGGAGGAGGACGTGCCGGAGTTCTGGGTGTTCTCGGGAAGCCGGTACGCCCGGTACGGACTGGACGGTACCGGCCCCGAGGGCAGGTTGGTGAAGGGGTGGCAGCAGCTCGGCGACTGGAGCAGAACCTTCGCGCGGTACCCCGGCTTCCGGGAAAGGATCGACGCGGTCGTCCAGGTGCCGGACGAGCGGAACAATTACTTGGTCTTCTCCGGCGGTTCGTACATCGAGATCGAGATGGCGGGCAAGGAGCGGAACTACGCGGACAAGTTGGTCCATGCCCCCGGGCCGGTGCACGTCTGGAAGTGA
- a CDS encoding MBL fold metallo-hydrolase: protein MTQVTDHGGGVHSIRVPIPDNPLGHTLVHVLDTDRGPVLIDTGWDDPGAWDALTAGLTAVGTDVGEIHGVIITHHHPDHHGLSGQVREASGAWIAMHPADTEIVRRTRESEPGTWLTYLVGKLTVVGAPEEHLAPLRAAAAGRGATSALPGSRAALPDREIVPGELLDLAGRRLRAVWTPGHTPGHVCLHLEEEHPGNLPGLGRLFSGDHLLPGISPHIGLYEDPDDATVTDPLGDYFASLERVGRLGVAEVLPAHQHAFTDAAGRVRELLDHHEERLAGLLGLLAVPSTPWELAERMEWNRPWARIPYGSRNIAVAEAEAHLRRLVKLGRAEAVAGGEPVRYVAV, encoded by the coding sequence ATGACCCAGGTGACCGATCACGGCGGGGGCGTGCACAGCATCAGGGTGCCGATCCCGGACAATCCGCTGGGCCACACCCTCGTGCACGTCCTCGACACCGATCGCGGGCCGGTCCTGATCGACACCGGCTGGGACGACCCCGGGGCGTGGGACGCGCTCACCGCCGGGCTGACCGCCGTGGGGACGGACGTCGGCGAGATCCACGGGGTGATCATCACCCACCACCACCCCGACCACCACGGCCTGTCCGGGCAGGTGCGCGAGGCGTCCGGGGCCTGGATCGCCATGCACCCGGCGGACACCGAGATCGTGCGCCGCACCCGTGAGTCGGAACCCGGCACCTGGCTGACGTACCTCGTGGGCAAGCTCACCGTCGTCGGGGCGCCCGAGGAGCACCTCGCGCCGCTGCGGGCCGCCGCGGCCGGGAGGGGCGCGACAAGCGCCCTGCCCGGGTCGCGGGCCGCGCTCCCGGACCGGGAGATCGTGCCCGGGGAGCTGCTGGACCTGGCGGGGCGCCGGCTGCGGGCCGTCTGGACGCCCGGCCACACGCCGGGGCACGTCTGCCTGCACCTGGAGGAGGAGCATCCGGGGAACCTGCCGGGCCTGGGGCGGCTCTTCTCCGGGGACCACCTGCTGCCGGGGATCAGCCCGCACATCGGGCTGTACGAGGACCCGGACGACGCCACGGTCACCGATCCCCTCGGCGACTACTTCGCCTCGTTGGAGCGGGTCGGCCGGCTCGGGGTCGCCGAGGTGCTGCCCGCGCACCAGCACGCGTTCACCGACGCGGCGGGCCGGGTGCGCGAGCTCCTCGACCACCACGAGGAGCGGCTGGCCGGGCTGCTCGGGCTGCTGGCCGTCCCGTCGACCCCGTGGGAGCTGGCCGAGCGGATGGAGTGGAACCGGCCGTGGGCACGGATCCCGTACGGCTCGCGGAACATCGCCGTCGCCGAGGCCGAGGCGCATCTGCGGCGGCTGGTGAAGCTGGGGCGCGCGGAGGCGGTGGCGGGCGGCGAGCCGGTGAGGTACGTCGCGGTGTGA
- a CDS encoding prenyltransferase/squalene oxidase repeat-containing protein — protein MTVRRSVATLAAAAAVLCSAAAPVAVAAPSPTPSPSAALPSGLYGTKDPTYDGVWRQSLAFLAQKVEGVTPAAKSVDWLVSQQCADGAYAAYRPDVSRPCDAKTVLDTNATAAAAQALAEVGGHGRTVDNAVRWLKSVQNEDGGWGYAVGAPSDANSTSLVIGALARQGQRITDITTPGGKTPYDPLLALAIPCGGKDGGAFAYQPDKKGKLVANADATAAAVLGTMGKALAVGNNAAGKKPSSCAPGDAPTPEQAAQNGAHYLKGALAEHGHLNAPPMPGAADTTPQPDFGNTADAVVALSASGHQNEADGAVAWLKKNSRGWAEQNGPAAYAQLVLAAHATGENARDFGGVDLVARLNESGPAPASVVTPDPAGDTGYVPTEQDRVHSGDDVIGGVWWYVGIGLVVAAGAFFLISGRRKNQRP, from the coding sequence ATGACCGTACGCCGCAGCGTCGCAACGCTCGCCGCCGCAGCAGCCGTGCTCTGTTCGGCCGCCGCCCCGGTCGCCGTCGCGGCGCCGTCCCCCACGCCCTCCCCCTCCGCCGCCCTGCCGTCGGGGCTGTACGGCACGAAGGACCCCACCTACGACGGGGTGTGGCGGCAGTCACTGGCCTTCCTCGCGCAGAAGGTCGAGGGCGTCACCCCCGCCGCGAAGTCGGTGGACTGGCTGGTCTCCCAGCAGTGCGCCGACGGCGCGTACGCCGCGTACCGGCCCGACGTCTCCCGGCCGTGCGACGCGAAGACCGTGCTGGACACCAACGCCACCGCGGCCGCCGCCCAAGCGCTGGCCGAGGTGGGCGGCCATGGCAGGACCGTGGACAACGCGGTGCGCTGGCTGAAGTCCGTGCAGAACGAGGACGGCGGCTGGGGCTACGCCGTCGGCGCGCCCAGCGACGCCAACTCGACCTCCCTGGTGATCGGGGCCCTCGCCCGGCAGGGGCAGCGGATCACCGACATCACGACGCCCGGCGGCAAGACCCCCTACGACCCGCTGCTCGCCCTCGCGATCCCGTGCGGCGGCAAGGACGGCGGCGCCTTCGCCTACCAGCCCGACAAGAAGGGGAAGCTCGTCGCGAACGCGGACGCCACCGCGGCCGCCGTGCTCGGCACGATGGGCAAGGCCCTGGCCGTCGGGAACAACGCCGCGGGCAAGAAGCCCAGCAGCTGCGCCCCGGGCGACGCCCCCACCCCCGAGCAGGCCGCGCAGAACGGCGCCCACTACCTCAAGGGCGCCCTCGCCGAGCACGGCCACCTGAACGCGCCGCCGATGCCGGGGGCCGCCGACACCACCCCGCAGCCGGACTTCGGCAACACCGCGGACGCGGTCGTCGCGCTGTCCGCGTCCGGTCATCAGAACGAGGCGGACGGGGCCGTGGCCTGGCTGAAGAAGAACTCCCGGGGCTGGGCCGAGCAGAACGGCCCCGCCGCCTACGCGCAACTGGTCCTGGCCGCGCACGCCACCGGTGAGAACGCCCGGGACTTCGGCGGCGTCGACCTGGTCGCCCGGCTGAACGAGAGCGGCCCCGCGCCCGCCTCCGTGGTGACGCCCGACCCGGCCGGCGACACCGGGTACGTGCCCACGGAGCAGGACCGGGTCCACAGCGGCGACGACGTGATCGGGGGCGTGTGGTGGTACGTCGGCATCGGTCTGGTCGTCGCCGCGGGCGCGTTCTTCCTGATCAGCGGACGCCGGAAGAACCAGCGGCCGTGA
- a CDS encoding SCO2322 family protein, with translation MRRAGRAGAPPAAPGVLLAVLAVLSVLLGTGTAHAAGYRYWSFWEGSGTGWTYATQGPSLVRPDDGTVQGFRFAVSEDSQDAATPRHAPDFAKICAGTPARDGTKRIALVIDAGSAADAPSGETPPAPRTACARVAPDASSAEALASVAEPLRYNSSAMLCAISGYPRSGCGEQVSDEGRGAPSGSASGATPPADSGSAGNSGTVSGSGTASDAVDTSGGGPSAGVFVGAAAVLLLGVAAIAQARRRRG, from the coding sequence GTGAGGCGGGCGGGAAGGGCCGGCGCGCCGCCGGCGGCACCGGGCGTCCTCCTGGCGGTCCTGGCCGTCCTGTCCGTGCTGCTCGGCACGGGGACGGCCCATGCGGCGGGTTACCGGTACTGGTCGTTCTGGGAGGGTTCCGGCACCGGCTGGACGTACGCCACCCAGGGCCCGTCCCTGGTCCGGCCGGACGACGGCACGGTGCAGGGCTTCCGGTTCGCGGTGAGCGAGGACTCCCAGGACGCCGCGACGCCGCGCCACGCCCCCGACTTCGCGAAGATCTGCGCGGGCACCCCGGCGCGGGACGGCACCAAGCGGATCGCGCTCGTCATCGACGCGGGCTCGGCGGCGGATGCCCCGTCCGGGGAGACCCCGCCCGCGCCGCGCACGGCGTGCGCACGGGTCGCCCCCGACGCCAGCTCCGCCGAGGCGCTCGCCTCGGTGGCCGAGCCGCTGCGCTACAACAGCTCCGCGATGCTCTGCGCCATCTCCGGCTATCCGCGCTCGGGCTGCGGCGAGCAGGTCTCGGACGAGGGCCGCGGGGCACCGTCCGGGTCCGCGTCCGGCGCCACGCCCCCGGCCGACTCCGGCTCCGCGGGCAACTCCGGCACCGTGTCCGGCTCCGGTACCGCGTCCGACGCCGTCGACACCTCTGGCGGCGGTCCGTCCGCCGGGGTGTTCGTCGGCGCCGCCGCCGTGCTCCTCCTCGGCGTCGCCGCGATCGCGCAGGCCCGCCGCCGACGCGGATGA